CCGTACTGGACGTGGAGCGGCCGGTCGAAGCCCATGTCCTTGCGGAAGCGCTCCAGGTCCTCCTGGGTGGCGTCGACCGGCATGAGAACGCCCGCCGGGTCCCCCGTCAGGTGGAGCATGAGGAAGACAATGAGGAGGACCCCGTTGATGACGATCAAGCCCTGGAGCAAACTCCGGGTGACGTACGTGCGCATGCGCCGACCCCCGAAGATTCGGCGGAGCCTAGAGGGGAACCTCCGCCAGAACGTGGAACTCGCGGGTATGCTCGCCGCTTTTGCTCTGGCCGTCAAGCCCGCGGCTCCTCTTTTCTCCGTCATTGACCTCCGCGGTATGTCGTGATACCTGTCCTGCACCGCTTGGTCCCTCTCGCAGATCACCCAGCCCCTTGAGGGAGGAGACACACATGCATAAATGGCTCATCACCTTGACGGCCCTGGCCATCGTGGCGTTGGCGGTGCCGGTGGCGGCCGCCCCGAAAGGCCAGGTCACGATCGCGCTCACGGGCGAGCCCCTCACGATGGACCCGCACATCCAGTCCGAGTTCATCGGGACCATGATCTGGCCCTGGGCCTGCGACAACCTCATCCAGTCGAAGGGGGAGGAGGGCGGGTTCAAGCCCTGGCTCGCCGAGAAGTTCGAGCGCGTCGACGCCAAGACGTGGAAGTTCAGCCTCCGCAAAGACGCCAAGTTCTTCGACGGCACCCCCGTCACGGCCGAGGCGGTGAAGTTCTCGCTCGAGCGCATCCTCGATCCGAAGACCAAGAGCCGCCTGGTCGTCTACTTCAAGAGCATCGACCGGGTCGAGACCCCGGATACGCACACCGCGATCCTGCACCTGAAGTCGCCCGACAACGGCATCCTGAATCTGCTTCAGCGCTGGGGGCACATCGTCAACCCGAAGGTCAAGAACATGGACTCGGCCACTGCCTCGCGCGAGCCTCAATGCTCGGGCCCCTATCTGCTCAAGGAGTGGACCAAGGGCCAGCGGATGGTCTTCGAGGCGAACCCCGGCTGGTGGGGCAATACCATGTACCCCGACCGGCCGAAGGACCTCATCCTGCGTAGCGTCCGAGAGAGCACGACCCGCGTGAAAGCCCTCATCGCCGACGAGATGGATGTCATCACCGGGGTGGCCCCCCAGTTTGTCCCGGAGATCCGGGCCAACCCGAAGACGGAGGTGGTCACGGTCCCCAGCGTGCGCATCATGTACATGGGCTTCTTCACCGGGCACGGCGGGCCGTTCGCCGACGTGCGGGTGCGGCAGGCCGTGAACCACGCCGTCAACTCCGAGGGTATCGTCAAGACCTTCCTGGGTGGCTTTGCCGACCGCTGGCAGCAGATGCTCCACCCCTGGATGTACTCCGGCTACGATCCGAAGATGACCTGGTACGGGTACGACCTCGCCAAGGCCCGGCAGCTCATGAAGGAGGCGGGTTACGCGGACGGCTTCAAGGCCCAGTTCTTCGCGACCTCGGGGAGGTACCCGGCGGACAAGGAGATCTGCGAGGCCCTCTCCGGCATGCTGAAGGAGATCAAGATCGACGCCGGGTGCAACGCGATGGTCTTCCCGCTCTACCGCCGGACCTTCACGGCCTTCCAGCAGGGAACGCGCAAGGAGCCGGCCCTGTACATGCAGGCCTTCGGCAACGGGGCGGGGTACACCCCGGTCTCCTTCCGCGGCTTCAGCGCCTGCGGCGGCGCCTGGAGCCCCCACTGCTTCAAGGAGTTCGACGAGATGCTGGACAAGGCGGTCGGTACCGCAGATCCCGCCGAGCAGCAGTCGGCCTACGAGAGGGTGAACCACTGGATGCGGGACAACGCCACTCACGTGCCGATTCTCAAGATCCACGAGGTGTGGGGCCTGAACAAGAACGTGCAGTTCAAGGCCAACCACAACGAGAACCTCCCGGCCTGGGAGATCGTGGTGAAGAAGCCGGCCAGCTGACCGCCGGCTCGTGCCGGCTCACGCGGAGTGAGGAATGACGGCGTCCCGGATCCTGGTCATCGGTCCGGTGCCGGCCACGCGCGAGGTCGATCAACTCGTCGCCGCGCTGAGTGAGGGGCTCCGCGACCTGGGCCACGTGCCCGGCCGGAGCCTCGAGCTCGTGTGGCGCCTCCCTCCTGGCCCGGGCCGACCGCCGCCTCGATTAACGGCTCGGTTCGCTGCGGTATCGCTCAGCCCGCCTCGCGTCGCGCCGGCCGCGGCGCCTCGTCGGCCAGCCGCACGGGCGGGAGGCCGACGACGTCGAACGTCGCGGAGGCAATGGGGATACCCGCGGCGTCCAGCCCGGCCAGCACCTCGCGGCTGACGGCATCCTTCTGCTCCCGGATGCCGTGGTCCCGGACCACGAAGCGGACGGTCAGCTCGAGCCAGTTGTCGGTGAGACGGAAGTACACACGGGGGCGGACGTCGGTCGGCTTTAGGAAGTATCGCCGCTGCAGCTCGGCAAGCACCTCGGCGCTCAGCTCGGCGACGGGAACGCCGTGCGTCTCGGCGGCGGTCAGGAGGATGCGCTCGGCGCGCGTCCAATCGGCCGTGTACGGGATGGGAACGGCGAGCTCCTCCCAGAGGTAGGGGAACTCGCGCGTGTAGTTGTACACGGGCTCGTCGAAGATCCGGGCGTTGCTGACGCTGACCACGCGCCCCGTGTACTGCCGACTCTGCACCCACATCGCCGGGTCGTCCTTCTGCACCGGCGGCGGCTGGCCCATCTCCATGATCGTGGTCTGGGTGAAGCCCAGTGCGATGACGTCGCCGCGCACGCCGCCCATCACGATCCGATCGCCGACGTTGAACGTTTGGCCGCGCAGGATGACGAAGTAGCCCGCGATGGCGGTAACGACTTTCTGGAGCGCGAAGGCCAGACCCGCGGTGATGAGGCCGAGGGCGGTGGCCAGTCGCACGGGGTCGTCGAACCAGACGGACACGAGGCCGATGAAGAGAAGCGCGGCGGCGGTGAGGTTGATCCCTTGTCGCGCCCAGAACACCACGCGCTCTGATCCACGGCCGCGGACCAGCCACAAGGAGGCGCGGCGGAGCACGCGGGCCACGAGGAGGATGAGCGCGATGAAGAGCAGCGTGAACAGCAGCTTGCGCCCGTTGATGGCGTTGACGCCGACGAGCGTCACGCCGAAGAGCTCGACGGCGTGGTTGGGACCGACGAGGCGGAACACGTCACTCATGCGGCGAGGCCGCCGACGTCGAGGTCCCTCCGCGCGTCGGGACGGCTCACGCGCAGGACCCGCTCGAACGCCGCCTGCACGGCCTCGCGGTCGGCGGGGTCGGTGAGCGCCGCGGTCGCCGCGCGCCGGACGCGCAGGGCTTCGCCGAGCAGGGCGAGGTGCAGACCGCGGCGGTCGTGCCGGGCGGCCACGCGCGCGAAGGTTTCCAGCAGCCGCAGGGCGACCGACCGGCTGCCGGCGCCCTGCAGGCGGATGGGCGTGAAGGCGGCCACGACGATGTCATCCAGGGTCAGCGCTGGCATTACGACCCGGACGATGCCGGCCGCGTCGCGACGATAAGGCGCGGGCAGGTCGCGGCCCCCGATCCGCGCGACGGCCGCCCCGAGGCGATCGATGCAGCGTAGCCCGGTGGTCGGGTCGATGTGTCCGGACGCCAGGGCCCGCACCGCGATCTCCACCAACTGCTCGATACCGAACATTGCGTCCTGGAGCAGGCTGCGCTCGGCACCGAGCACGACGGCGGACGTGATGACACGTTTCAGATCCTCGTCCACGCGGTCGGCCGGCAGGACCCAGGCGAGCGGTTCTCCGGCCATGAGGAAGTCGCCCGGACGCCGGGTGAGGTGGACGACGACGTCGCGGTCCCGGCCGGCGCGCAGCAGGGCTTTTTCGTCGAGGGTTGTGACGTAGCCGCCGCCGTGGGCGGCGACGGCGGAGCCGTCGGTGACCGCGCACGGGGGCGCCGCGGCGGCCTCGCCGTCCTCGTGCCCGAAGCGGTCGGGCCAGAGCTTGTCGATGACGCCGTCGAGCTCTCGCGCCACCGAGGCGATGACGTGGTCGGCCTGGATCGAGATCGACGCGTGATGAATGAAGTAAATCAGCAGCGCGACGCTCAGCATCGCGAGGCCGAGGGCGCCGGTGATGGCCAGGTGGGGCACGAACGTGCCGTCGGCGAGGCCGTCCCGCCCTCGCACGGTCCGGAGCACCAGCAGGCAATAGACGAACGTCGCCACGAAAATACCGAGAACGACCTGGTTGCCCGGATCGCGGACGAAGTTGCGCAGCAGGCGGGGGCCGAGCTGAGCGGCGGCCAGCTGCAGGGAGACGATGGTGATCGAGAAGGCCAGGCCGACGACCGTGATGATCGAGCCCGCGACGGCCGAGAGTAGGCTGCGGGCGCCCTCCGCCCCGCCGGCGTAGAGCCAGAGGAGCCCCGCGAGCTGCTGATTGTCCAGCCGACGGTCCAGCGCCAGCAGGCCCAGCGCCAGCGCGGCGGCCAGGGCGGTGATCAGAGCGGGAAGAAACCAGAAACTTCCGCGGAGCGCGTCCCAGAGATTTAGCAGCCGGGCCACTTCCCTCGGGGCGAACGCAAGGCCCGTGCCACCGCCCCTTCAGTCGGCTCCGCGAAGCCGGGGGGAGGGCGACGCCTCAGGCATCGGAGCCCAGGAGGCGCTCGTCCGGCCGGTCCGCCGCGTGCCGGAACCAGCGAGCCACCAGCACGTCGGTCGACGAGTGGGCGACGATGGACATCACCGTCACCAACGCGATGAGGTGGAACATCAGATCGCCATCGGGCACGCCGCCGCGCAGGATCAGCAGGCCGTAGACCACCGACGCGAAGCCCTTGGGTCCAAACCAGGCGGCCGCCACCCACTCGCGCCAGTCCAGCCGGCTGCCGAGCAGCGCGATGGCCAGCGCCAGCGGGCGGGCCAGAAACAGGACGAGCAGCGCGAAGACATAGCCAGGCAGCGGAACCTCGGCGAGGAACGGCGGGGACATCAGGATGCCGAACACCAGGAGGGCAGCGAGCTTGAGCAGCTCGCTGAGCGTCTCGCCGAACTCGTGAAAGGCCTGGCGCAGGGCAGTGGAGAGCGAGGCCAGGGTGGCGCCGCCCGCGAACGCGGCCAGAAACAGATTGGCGTGGGTGAGCGAGCCCCCCGCGAACAGCAGCAGACCCACGGCGAAGACCAGCAGCGGCTCGTAGCGAGGCGCGGCGCTGAACAGGCGCGTCTGCTCCAAGCGCACGGCGACCCAGGGCACCGCGACGCCGAGGACCACGCCGAGCCCGGCCTCGCCCACGAGAACGCCAGGCTCCGTCTGGCGCCTGGCGAGCAGGATGAGGACGATCGGCAGGGCCAGGCCGTCGTTGAGGCCGCTTTCCACATTGAGGAGATGGCGCAGCCGCGGCGGCGGCGAGACAGCCGCGGCTGGCGACGCCTTACTGAACGGCGGCGCGCAGGCGGAAGGTCGGATCGTGCTCGGCGCCGCCCGGCCGGCCGCGGCGCCACCCCAGCGCGCGGGCGTAGCTGCCGAAGAGTCCGGCGGCCTCGATCTCGCTCTCGCTCACCGCGGAGGGAGCTTCGGCGTCGGGCGCGACATAGAGCGCGTCCGTGGGGCAGTAGATCTCGCACAGGAAGCACGTCTGGCAGTCGCTCTGGCGGGCGATGACCGGCGCGGCATCCAGCATCGCCTCGAACACGTCGGCCGGGCAGACCTTCACGCATACGTCGCAGGCGATGCAACGGCGGGCCGACACGATCTCGATCATGGAGCGGGTGCGCTGGTCCGAGGGTCGGCGCGGCTGACCCGCACGTCGTCCAGCCCGCTCGCCTGGAACGAGCAGACCAGAGCGGGATCGGCATCCGGCAGGTCCCGGCGCCGATGCATCCCGCGGCTTTCCGTCCGCGCCAGGGCGCTCCGGTAGGCCCAGCGGCTGGTGGCGACCAACGCCGCCGCCTCGCGCGCCTTGACGGCAGCCAGCGCATCCCCCGGCTCCTGATCCTGCAGCTCGCCCCAGCAGGCGTCGAGCCGTTCCAGGGACCGACGCAACGTCGTCTCCCTTCGGAAGAAGTTGCGGTCGAGCGGCAGCATCTCCTCCCGCACGGCGCGGGCCAGCTCGTGCGGGGCGAGCGCCCCCCGCGCCGTCCCCGCCGGCCGCAACCCGGCCCGGCCCAGCGGCGTCACCGGCCGGTCGGCGATCCGGGCTCGAATCCGCACGGCGAAGATCGCCGCCGCCCGCCCCGCCCAGTTCCCGGACGCGATGGCCCAGGAGGAATTCGGCCCACCGCCGCCGCTGATAGCGCCGGTCAGCCGCTCGCGCGTCGCGGCGTCGCCGACGGCGTAGAGGCCGGGTACGCCGGTCGCGCAGGTGTCGTCGAGGAGCCGGATGCCACCGACGCCGCGCACGGTACCCTCGCAGCGCAGCGTCACCGGCCAGCGCTCGGTGAAGGGATCGACCCCGCTGCGGTCGAGCGGCAGGAAGCAATTCGGCTGACCCTGCCTGAGCCAGGCCCGCACGTCGGGCTCGGCCTTGTCGTACTGGGCGAAGACCGGCCCTTCCAGCAAGGCTTGGGCCACCGCGGCGTGGCGATCGCGGCCCGCGGTGGCGATCGGCGTGCCGTCCTGCCGGGTGAACGACGCCCAGCGGAACGGCAGCCCCTTGTTGAGCGCGCTCGGCTTGGGAGTGAATGCATATTGGGCCGAGAACTCCATGCCCGCCAGCGCGGCGCCCGCCTCGGCGGCCATCAGATACCCGTCGCCGGTCAACGTCGCCGCCCCCAAGATACGTTCGCCGAAGGCGCAGCCGCCGGTGGCCAGGACCACGGCGCCGGCGCGGATTCGCCACGGGCGGTCGTGCTGGCGATCGATCCCGGCGGCGCCGCCCACGGTGTCCCCGTCACCCAGCAGCTCCAGCGCCGGATGGTGGTCAAGCACGGTGACCCCGGCCGCCAGGACGCGCCGGCGCATGAAGTGCATGTAGTCCGGGCCGCGCAGATTGGCCAGGTACGGCCGGCCGTCGTCGCCGTGCGGGAACGAATAGCCCCAGTCGGCCAGGCAGTGAAGCTTCTCCCACGCCGTGTCGAGTGTGCGCTCGACCCAGTGCGGGTCGGCGAGGCCTCCGGTGCGCGGTTGCCGCTGCTCGATGGCCAGCCGGCGGCCCTCGCCCGGCGGCACGAACCAGGTTCCGGTGTTGGACGGTGCCGTGGCGCCGCTGGTGCCCAGATACCCCTTGTCGACGAGCATCACACGGACGCCTGCCTCGGTTGCCGCCAGCGCGGCCCAGGCGCCGGCCGGGCCCCCACCGATGACCAGCACGTCCGTCCAGGCGTCGAGCGCTTCCGCATTGCGACGCCGGGGGATTTCCGGGCTGTCGATCACTGTCCTCTCCCTCTCGCGGGCCCTGTCCGTGCGGCGCCCATTATGGGTCATGGGCCAGGGTTGTTCTACCGGCCACCGTTCCGTGCGACACGGTAAAACCTTTCCCGTGTTCGCAGGGCTTCAGCGCGTCACGACACTGACGGCCGGCCGTCGCCGCAGCCGCGAGCCAGCGCGTGAGTTGGTTGCAGTGTAGCGAAGTTACGAGCGCGTGCGTCTGGCATATGCCTTGCGAAGCCGAAACGCTGCCATGGTGGTCAAGGCGCGACCAGGACGGGGGTCGGCGATGCGCGCAGACCGGTTGATGGGCCCGCTCGTCACGGCCACGACCGTCCTGGGCGTGAACGCGCTGACGGAGGGCGACTTTGTCGCGCACCCGCTCTACCTGGCGTGCGTCGTGTACTCGGTCTTCCGTGGCGGCGTGGGGTCCGGACTGGTCAGCTCGGCGCTCATCGTCTGCGAAGCGCTGCTACGCGAGATCGCCGTCCCCTTCGGGCTGGATGAGCCGTTCCGGCACGTCAAGATCGTCGCGCTGGCCTGCCTCGTCGTCGTTCTGGTGACCGGGCACCTCAAGCGGCGAGCCGACCAAGCTTCGGAGCTTTCTCAGGCCAACCGCCAGCTGACGGGCCGGCTCATCGAGCGGGAGCGCGGCGCGGAGGCCGCGACGGCGCTGGCCGCGATGACCCGGGACCTGGTCGAACCGCTCGACGTCAGCCGGGTACCTCACCGGATCGTCTCGACGATCCTCGACGTTCTCGGGGTGCGGCAGGCCATGCTGTACCAGCTCGACACGGCCTCTCAGGAGCTCACCTGCGTGGCCACGGCCGGCGACGTCGACGACTCACGCTGGGTCGGTCACCGGCTGCCCGCCGGCGACGTCATCGCCGGGGGGACCGCCGTCGCGCCGGCCCGGGTCATCCCGCTCCGGGCCCGGGGCAAGGTTCTCGGCGCGCTCGCGCTGGAGGGCACGTTGACCGGGGACACCGACCTCCAGCTGCTGTCGATCATCGCCGGACACGCCGCCCTCGCCCTGGAGAACTCGCGCCTCTACGCCGAGCTCCGGGCCACGCTGGAACAGCTCGGCGCATCGCGCGATCCGCTGGTGGACGAGGCGCGACTGCGGGCCACCGAGGAGCTGGCTGCCGGCGTCGCCCACCACGTCAACAACCGGCTCATGGTCATCCTGGCCGGCATCCAGCTGCTCAAGCCCAAGCTCGATGATGCCCACCATCGCAGCCTGCTCGCGATCGGTGAGCAGGCGACGCTGGACACGGCGCGCCTCGTCGACCGGCTGCGGCAATGCTCCGTGCGGCGGCCGCACGCCGCCAGCGACTCGGCCGATCTGAACCTGACCGTCCAGCGGGCCGTGGAGCTCTGTCGCGCCGATCAGGCGGAGGCGCAAGCCCGGGGGGCGCGCGTGGAGCTCGTCCTGCAGTCCGGGGCGGTGCCCCGGGTGGTCGGCAGCGAAGCCCTGCTGGAGGAGGCGCTGGCGCACATCGTGCGCAACGCCATCGAGGCCGTGGCCGATCGGGGCACGGTCACGATCACCACCTCGACGGGCGGCGCCTGGGTGGTCTGTACCGTCTCCGACACCGGCAGCGGTATGCCGCCGGACGTGCTGCCGCGGGCGGCGCAGCCGTTCTTCACGACCAAGGGGCCGCAGCGGTTGGGCCTCGGGCTCAGCTGCAGCCTCGGGATCGTCCGCCAGCTGGGCGGGCAGCTCGACGTCAGCAGCGAGGTCGACGTCGGCACCGGCGTGACCGTGCGGCTCAGGCCCTACATCGCCTAGCGCCCGTTCGACTCGGGCGCGAGCCAGACCGTATCGAGCTGATTGTTCAGATAGTGGCTGGGCGTAATGGTCCAGCCGCGCACCCGCGCGCTGTGCGGGACGATCCGGTGCCACTGCAGCGTGTAGATGTAGTGGGCTTCGTCGTCGAGCAGATGCTTCTCCAGCATGCGGATGTACCGGCGGCGCTGCTCGGGATCCACCGTACGGCTCTGGAGCACGTAGAGGTCGTCCAGGACCGGGTCGGTGTAGCGGCCGTAGTTGGCGTCGCTCCGCTCGCGGGACTGGAACTTGTAGAGATCCAGGTCGGGATTGACGACGTACCCGCACTGGAAGTCGGTGCTGACCTCGAAGCCGCCGGCCCGGAGGTCCTTGAAGTACTGGCCCGACTCCTGCGTTTCCTGGCGCACCTTCAGCCCGACCTGACGCCACTCGTCGACGAGCCAGGCGCCGATGTGCCGATAGGGCATCGGCACGTTACGGTTTTTCAGGGTGAAGGCGAATCCCTTGCCTACCCCCGCTTCGGCGAGCAAGCGGCGGGCCTCGGCGCGGGACTTGCGGATGTCCCGCCCATAGCCGGCGAGCTTGACCAGCTCGGCGGGCGGCGTGGCGAACGGAGTGCCCGGCACCTGCACGCCCGCCACCGCGCGCACGATGGCCGTCTTCGACAAGGTTTCGGCGGCCTTGTAGCGATCCAGAGCCAGGGACAAGGCGCGGCGCACCCGCCGATCGTGGAACGGCTTCTGCTCGTGGTTGATGGCCACGACCAGTCCACAGTTCCACGGGCTCTCCTGCACCGTGACCTTGTCGCCGAGCGCCCGGACGATCTCGTCGCGCAGGGCCGGCGAGAAGCCACGGAACTGGATGTGCGCGCGCTCGGTCTTGATGGCCTCGACCTGCGTGGCGTCGTCGCGGATGAAGAGGGCGCGGTAGCCATCGAGATAGGGCTTGCCGCGGTCCCAGTAGTGGGGGTTGCGGCGACCGACCCAGTGCGAGCCCTTGAGGTGGGCCACGAAGGTGAAGGGCCCCGTCCCCATGATGTTCTTCTCGTACCAGCGGATATCGCGCTCGAGGATATCGGCCTTGTAGATCCAGTTCCACGGGGAGGCCAGCGAATGGATGAACGAGGGCGAGGGCCACTTGAGCTTGAACGCCACGATGTACGGCTCGGGCGCCTGGACGGTCTCGATCTCGAGATATTCGCCCTTTCGGGCCGAGGTGATCCCCGGGGGAGGGTTGATGATCTTCTGGTACGTGGCCCGCACGTCCCGCGAGGTCATCTCGGTGCCGTCGTGGAACTTCACGCCTCGACGAAGCTTGAGGACGTACGTGCGCTTGTCCGGGGAGACGGTCCAGGCCTCGGCCAGGTCGCCGACGACCCGGGTGCCCGTCTTGTCGAACGGATCGATGCGGAGCAGGGTGTTGTAGTGGGCGGCCGCCGGGTGCATCAGCGCGAAGGTCTCTTCCCGGTGGGCATCGTAGGAAGGGGGCTCCGCCGGGACGACGAATGTCAGCTCCCCGCCGGCCCGGGGGGAAGCCGGCGCCGGCTGGTGCTCGTCAGCCCTGACCGCCGTTGCCGGCGGGTCGTCGCTGGGGGGAGGCGGCTGGGCCTGGGCCCCTGACGAGGGCGCACTGTCCGGCCTCCCGGCGACCTCCTGCTGCGAGGTGAGCGCGCGGGGATTCGCGTCGCTGCTGGGCGTCCCCAGCTGCGACCGGACCAGAGCGGCGCCGAGCACACCGAGCATGGCGCTCACCGCCACGGTCCCCAGCCAGATCCAGGCCCGTCGCGTTCCCGGGCGGCGATCGAGGAATCGCTCTACCTCCTCCAGACGCTCGGTATCCTCGGGCCCGTCGGCCTGAGCTTCACTTCCCGCCATCGCCCAGGGCAGGTGGCCGAAGAATGTCCGATCGACGGATTGCGGGACCTCACGAAGACTCGTACCGCAGTTGCTGCAGAAATTTGCCTGGTCGCGGTTGATCGCGTGGCACCGGGAACATTGCAGCGCCAGCTTGACGCCGCAGACATCACAGAAGTGAGCGCCTGGGACGTTGGAATGCCCGCACGGCGAGCGTGAACCCTCCGACGCTCCGCTGCGTTCTTCGTTCATAGCCGTGCCCCCTCGTCACTGGCCGGCAGCCGCGAACGAGGTTCCCGGCCCTCCGGGCCTGCGGTGAGAAAAGCCGTAATCCAGGCATTTGCAATGCCAGCGGGCGGGCCGCGTAACCCGGTGATCACTGCTGTCGCGGGGCGAGGTGGCGCATGGATTTGCAGAGCCGCGATGGCCAAGCCTACAACGCGCTTGTAGAAACTGCACACCCGGGCCGGCCTTGGTCTCCGGCCTGGCCGACGGCGGGCCGAAGTTGGACGATTGTGTGCCGGTTGATCTAGCGGGGCTTCACCAGGAACCGCGATCGCCGGTTCTGGGTCCAGCAGCGCTCGTTGTCTTCAGCACAGAGCGGCCGCTCCTCGCCGTAGCTCAGAACTTTGATGCGGCTCCGCTCCACGCCCTGCGCGACGAGGTAATTCATCGCGGCCACCGCCCGCCGTTCGCCCAGCGCCAAATTGAACTCGTGCTTGCTCCCGGTGACCCCGCGATTGTCGCAGTGGCCTTCGATGAGCACCACCTGGTCGGGATTCGCGCGAAGCCACGCGGCGTTGGCGTCCAGGATCCTGGCGTCGCCGGGCCGGATCGCGGCTTCTCCGAAGTCGAAGTAGATGTCACGCAATTCCGGGATCGCCTCGTAGTCTCGGAGTCGGGGCAGGCCGATGGTCGCCGGGGGCGCGGATGCGGCGGGTTGCTGCGCCGCGGCAGGCGTGCTCGCCTGGGCCAGGACGCCGGTGCCCTGGGCGAGGGCCGTGGGGCCAGCCCCCGGGGCGACGAACCCGGCCGACACGATGGCTGTGAAGGCGATGACGCGCGATCCATAGATCTTCATGGCTACCTCCATGCCGCACTGTCGCTGGAGAATCCCCGAATATAGGGCCGTCACGGACCAAGTCAAGCGATCTGCTACACTACCCGCTCACCGCGGACCCCCGACTGGAGGAGACCATGCTGCCCAAACATCCGTCGGCGCCGCCGGGGACCTTCGATGCGGTGCGGGACGGCCTGGTCGACGTCTCCTATGTCACGGCGAGCTACACCCCGGCCCGACACGTCCTGCCGCTCCTGCCGGAGCTGCCGGGCAGCGGCGAAACGGCGCTGAGCAACTCCGTCGCCTACTCCCGCGTCCACTGGAAGCACTTCCACAAGGTCGGCGAGTACCGGGGCGTGAAGCTGCTCGGCGTGTTCACCGATGGGCCGGGCCAGATGTTCACCAAGCGGACGGTGAGCGGGACCAACGACGTGCAGGGCCTCAAGATCCGCACGGGCGGGGGCGTGGCCGAGGCGGTGGCCAAGGCGCTCGGCGCCGCCGCGTTCGTCAAGCCGGCCCCGGAATCCTTCGAGCTCTTGAAATCCGGCGTGGCCGTGAAGAGCTGAAGAAGACCCGCGGCCAGTGACCGCGTCCGAGTCCCGATGGGAGCGGGGCGCCGACGCGGTCCTCGGCATCGCCGCCTCCATCCTGCTCATGGCCTTGATGCTGTTGACGGTCGTCGACGTGATGGGGCGCTACGTCCTCAACCGGCCTCTGGCCGGCGCTTTCGAGGTCACCGAGCTGCTGCTGGTGGTGCTGATCTTCGCGGGTCTGCCACTGGTCTCGTACGCGGACGGGCACGTCACGATGGACTTCATCGATCGGCTCCTGCCCGCCGCCACCCGGCGGCCGCTCGAACGCGGGGTCCACGTGGTCTCGGCCACGGTGCTGGCCCTGCTCAGCCGGCTCGTCTGGCTCAAGGCCGATCGGATCTGGGCGTACCGTGACGCCACCGACGTGCTGCGCATCGTGTACGGGCCCTTCGTCTACTTCATGGCGATCATGATCGCGGTCACCGGCCTGATCCATCTGGCCAAGGCCCTCGCGCGCCGATGACCCAAGGCCTGCTGGGCCTGGTCGCGCTCCTGGCGGTGGCCTTCGCCATCGCCCAGACCAAGATCTACGAGACCGGACGGAACTACACGCTGTCGGTGGTGCCGCTGTTCATCCTGATGGGGAACTTCACCACGCGGGCCGGCATGTCGGAGGAGCTCTTTCGCGCCGCCTACGCCTTCATCGGGCACCTGCGCGGGGGGTTGGCCATGGCCACCATCGTGGCCTCGGCGGGCTTCGGAGCGATCTGCGGGTCTTCGATCGCCACCGCGGCCACCATGGCCAAGGTGGCCTACCCCTCCATGAAGCGGTTCCGCTACTCCGACCGGCTCGCCGCCGGCGCGATCGCCTCGGGCGGCACGCTGGGCATCCTGATCCCGCCGTCCACGATCATGGTGATCTACGGGGTGTTCACCGAGACCAACATCGGCAAGCTGTTCGCCGCCGGCATCGTGCC
This DNA window, taken from Candidatus Methylomirabilota bacterium, encodes the following:
- a CDS encoding ATP-binding protein; this encodes MGPLVTATTVLGVNALTEGDFVAHPLYLACVVYSVFRGGVGSGLVSSALIVCEALLREIAVPFGLDEPFRHVKIVALACLVVVLVTGHLKRRADQASELSQANRQLTGRLIERERGAEAATALAAMTRDLVEPLDVSRVPHRIVSTILDVLGVRQAMLYQLDTASQELTCVATAGDVDDSRWVGHRLPAGDVIAGGTAVAPARVIPLRARGKVLGALALEGTLTGDTDLQLLSIIAGHAALALENSRLYAELRATLEQLGASRDPLVDEARLRATEELAAGVAHHVNNRLMVILAGIQLLKPKLDDAHHRSLLAIGEQATLDTARLVDRLRQCSVRRPHAASDSADLNLTVQRAVELCRADQAEAQARGARVELVLQSGAVPRVVGSEALLEEALAHIVRNAIEAVADRGTVTITTSTGGAWVVCTVSDTGSGMPPDVLPRAAQPFFTTKGPQRLGLGLSCSLGIVRQLGGQLDVSSEVDVGTGVTVRLRPYIA
- a CDS encoding ABC transporter substrate-binding protein, with the protein product MAGSEAQADGPEDTERLEEVERFLDRRPGTRRAWIWLGTVAVSAMLGVLGAALVRSQLGTPSSDANPRALTSQQEVAGRPDSAPSSGAQAQPPPPSDDPPATAVRADEHQPAPASPRAGGELTFVVPAEPPSYDAHREETFALMHPAAAHYNTLLRIDPFDKTGTRVVGDLAEAWTVSPDKRTYVLKLRRGVKFHDGTEMTSRDVRATYQKIINPPPGITSARKGEYLEIETVQAPEPYIVAFKLKWPSPSFIHSLASPWNWIYKADILERDIRWYEKNIMGTGPFTFVAHLKGSHWVGRRNPHYWDRGKPYLDGYRALFIRDDATQVEAIKTERAHIQFRGFSPALRDEIVRALGDKVTVQESPWNCGLVVAINHEQKPFHDRRVRRALSLALDRYKAAETLSKTAIVRAVAGVQVPGTPFATPPAELVKLAGYGRDIRKSRAEARRLLAEAGVGKGFAFTLKNRNVPMPYRHIGAWLVDEWRQVGLKVRQETQESGQYFKDLRAGGFEVSTDFQCGYVVNPDLDLYKFQSRERSDANYGRYTDPVLDDLYVLQSRTVDPEQRRRYIRMLEKHLLDDEAHYIYTLQWHRIVPHSARVRGWTITPSHYLNNQLDTVWLAPESNGR
- a CDS encoding TRAP transporter small permease; its protein translation is MTASESRWERGADAVLGIAASILLMALMLLTVVDVMGRYVLNRPLAGAFEVTELLLVVLIFAGLPLVSYADGHVTMDFIDRLLPAATRRPLERGVHVVSATVLALLSRLVWLKADRIWAYRDATDVLRIVYGPFVYFMAIMIAVTGLIHLAKALARR
- a CDS encoding OmpA family protein — encoded protein: MKIYGSRVIAFTAIVSAGFVAPGAGPTALAQGTGVLAQASTPAAAQQPAASAPPATIGLPRLRDYEAIPELRDIYFDFGEAAIRPGDARILDANAAWLRANPDQVVLIEGHCDNRGVTGSKHEFNLALGERRAVAAMNYLVAQGVERSRIKVLSYGEERPLCAEDNERCWTQNRRSRFLVKPR